From Methanocaldococcus sp.:
GAAATTGTGTAGAAAGTTTCTTCTCTCTCCTTAAACGAAAAACTAAATCTTTCTATAATAGATTCCCTAATAATTCCAAATTTATTACCATTATCTCCTGGCTTAATTCTTTCGCCTCCATCTATAACTTCCTCCTATCTTTATCTTGACAATCTCATTCATACATCACCAAATTTATTTATATTCTCAAAGTAAAATTAATAATTATATAGTATAAAATTTTTAAATTCACAATCTATTTAGGGGATACATGATGATAAAGAAAGCGGTAATACCAGTTGCAGGATTTGGAACTAGATTGTTGCCAATAACCAAAGCACAACCAAAAGAAATGCTACCAGTAGTTAATAAGCCTATCGTTCAGTATGTTGTTGAAGATTTAGTTGAGGCAGGAATAAAAAATATTTTATTTGTTACAGGGAAAGGAAAACAGGCAATAGAAAATCATTTTGATATAAATTATGAGTTAGAGTGCAAATTAAAAAATTCTAATAAATATGATCTTTTAAAGGCCATTAAAGAAATTGACAATTTAGGAAACATATTCTATATAAGACAGAAAGAGCAAAAAGGTTTAGGAGATGCTATTTTATATGGAAAAGAGTTTGTTGGAGATGAATACTTCATAGCAATGGTTGGAGATACAATTTACTCAGAAAATATTGTAAAGGATTTAATAAAAGTTCATGAGAAATATGGATGCTCAGTTATCGCGTTAGAAAGAGTTCCTATGGAAGAAGTTTATAAGTATGGGGTTATCGAAGGTGAAGAAATTGATGAGGGAATTTACAAAATAAAAAACATGGTTGAAAAGCCAAATGTAGAAGAGGCTCCTTCAAATTTAATTATAACTGGAGCCTATTTACTATCACCAAAGATATTTGAAAAGATAAGACAAACTCCTCCTGGAAAGGGTGGAGAAATACAAATTACTGATGCTTTAAATCTACTTTTAAAAGAGGAAGAAATTTTAGGGGTAGAGATTAAGTGTAAAAGATATGATATTGGAGATGTGTTAGGTTGGTTAAAGGCAAATGTAGAGATTGGCTCTGAGAAACTTCCAGAATTTAGAGAATTTTTAAAAGAGTTTGTTAAGAATTTATAGTAATTTTAAATAAAATTTTTTGGGATAGTATGGATATAGCCGTAATTTTAGGACTTTTAGTAGCGATATTTTATGGTGTTGGAACATTTTTTGCAAAAATTGTTTGTGAAAAAAATCCTCTATTCCAGTGGATTGTGGTAAATATAGTAGGAATTATTTTGTCAATTTTTATAATAATTAAATACAAGGTTATGATAACAGATCAAAAAATTATTATGTATGCTATAATATCTGCAATTTTAGTAGTTATCGGCTCATTAATTTTATATTACGCCTTATACAAAGGAAAAGCAAGTATTGTCGTCCCTATATCTTCCATAGGTCCTGCTATCACTATAATTTTATCAATATTATTTTTAAAAGAGTCATTAACAACAACTCAAATGATTGGTGTTTTCCTTATATTAGTTGGAATAATACTGCTAAGTATTTCAAAATAAAAAATTATTCAGAAGAAGATAAAACATATTTTCTTGCTCCCTGTAATCCAAGTAATAATTTTATTGCTTTTATTAATTCATACACATCTTCAATTGACTCAGCATCGTATAAAGCCTCTTTAAGTTTTTCTCTTTTTGAAGGCTCAACTAAGTTTAATAAATATTCTACAGTAGCCACTAATTCAATGTATTTTCTTTCTTTATTCATTAAACTATCTAACTCATTAAGTATTTCTTGAATCTTTTGAGAAGGCATAATTTCACCATTAAATATTATTAATAACTCTACTTTATAATAATTCCATATAAATATTTTACATTATAAAAAAATTATTTTGATAAAAATTATTGGTGGTGAGATTTTGGCAATAATAGGTTTAGTTGGAAAACCAAATGTAGGAAAATCAACAATGTTTAATGCATTAACAGAAAAACCTGCTGAAATTGGAAATTATCCATTTACAACAATACATCCAAATAAAGGAATCGGTTATGTGACATCTGAATGTCCTTGCAAAGAGTTGGGAGTAAAATGTAATCCAAGAAACTCAAAATGTATAGATGGAATTAGATACATTCCTGTTGAAGTTATAGATGTTGCAGGTTTGGTTCCGGGAGCTCATGAAGGTAGAGGAATGGGTAATAAGTTTTTAGATGATTTGAGGCAAGCAGATGCGTTTATTTTAGTAGTTGATGCCTCTGGAAAAACAGATGCTGAGGGAAATCCTACCGAAGATTATGATCCAGTTGAAGATGTGAAATTTTTAATAAATGAGATAGACATGTGGATTTATGGTATTTTAACTAAAAATTGGGATAAATTGGCAAGAAAGGCTCAGCAAGAGAAAAATATAGTTAAAGTTTTGAAAGAACAATTAAGTGGATTAAATATTAGTGAGGAAGATATAAAAATTGCCATAAGAGATATGGATGAAAGTCCAATTAAATGGAGCAATGAGGATTTACTAAATTTGGCTAAAAAATTGAGAAAAATATCTAAACCAATGATTATAGCAGCAAATAAAGCAGATCATCCAGATGCTGAGAAAAATAT
This genomic window contains:
- the galU gene encoding UTP--glucose-1-phosphate uridylyltransferase GalU — translated: MIKKAVIPVAGFGTRLLPITKAQPKEMLPVVNKPIVQYVVEDLVEAGIKNILFVTGKGKQAIENHFDINYELECKLKNSNKYDLLKAIKEIDNLGNIFYIRQKEQKGLGDAILYGKEFVGDEYFIAMVGDTIYSENIVKDLIKVHEKYGCSVIALERVPMEEVYKYGVIEGEEIDEGIYKIKNMVEKPNVEEAPSNLIITGAYLLSPKIFEKIRQTPPGKGGEIQITDALNLLLKEEEILGVEIKCKRYDIGDVLGWLKANVEIGSEKLPEFREFLKEFVKNL
- a CDS encoding EamA family transporter gives rise to the protein MDIAVILGLLVAIFYGVGTFFAKIVCEKNPLFQWIVVNIVGIILSIFIIIKYKVMITDQKIIMYAIISAILVVIGSLILYYALYKGKASIVVPISSIGPAITIILSILFLKESLTTTQMIGVFLILVGIILLSISK
- a CDS encoding redox-regulated ATPase YchF — its product is MAIIGLVGKPNVGKSTMFNALTEKPAEIGNYPFTTIHPNKGIGYVTSECPCKELGVKCNPRNSKCIDGIRYIPVEVIDVAGLVPGAHEGRGMGNKFLDDLRQADAFILVVDASGKTDAEGNPTEDYDPVEDVKFLINEIDMWIYGILTKNWDKLARKAQQEKNIVKVLKEQLSGLNISEEDIKIAIRDMDESPIKWSNEDLLNLAKKLRKISKPMIIAANKADHPDAEKNIERLRKEFKDYIVIPTSAEIELALKRAEKSGIIKRKGNDFEIVDESKVNEQMRKAFDYIKDFLKKYGSTGVQECINRAYFDLLNMIVVYPVEDENKFTDKEGNVLPDAFLVKKGTTAKDLAYKIHTELGDKFIYAIDAKRKIRIGADYELKHNDIIKIVSAAK